In Tribolium castaneum strain GA2 chromosome 4, icTriCast1.1, whole genome shotgun sequence, one DNA window encodes the following:
- the Roc2 gene encoding RING-box protein 2: MSSSIADENENTERLDGEGAKSEKMFTLKKWNAVAMWSWDVECDTCAICRVQVMDACLRCQAESKKDSYGKQDCVVVWGECNHSFHYCCMSLWVKQNNRCPLCQQEWSIQRMGK, translated from the coding sequence ATGTCGAGTTCTATTGCCGACGAGAACGAGAACACCGAGCGCCTCGACGGCGAGGGAGCCAAGAGCGAGAAAATGTtcactttgaaaaaatggaaCGCTGTTGCAATGTGGAGCTGGGACGTGGAATGCGACACTTGTGCGATTTGTCGCGTGCAAGTGATGGACGCGTGTTTGCGGTGCCAAGCTGAGAGCAAAAAAGACTCGTACGGGAAGCAGGATTGCGTGGTGGTGTGGGGGGAGTGCAACCACTCGTTTCACTATTGTTGCATGTCTTTGTGGGTCAAGCAAAATAATCGCTGCCCGTTGTGTCAGCAAGAATGGTCCATCCAGAGGATGGGCAAATAA
- the LOC103315236 gene encoding dual specificity mitogen-activated protein kinase kinase 7, translating into MSGQSIARNNGDVPHSRPSLPLGMVPSRPRDLSFTPRSSENLETDRKLKEIMKISGNLTINNKLYETDIKDMERLEELGFGTCGHVIKMRHKLSGEIIAVKQMRRSGNNDENKRIIMDIEVVLKSHDCKYIVQCLGCFITDSEVWICMELMTTCFDKLLKRLGKPIPEEILGKVTVATVEALSYLKDKHGVIHRDVKPSNILIDTKGHIKLCDFGISGRLVDSMAKTRSAGCAAYLAPERIEPDPKNPDYDIRADVWSLGITLVELATGVFPYPNCTTDFEVLTKVLGQDPPSLPETFSPEFREFVKFCLIKDQKQRPKYAKLKNLSFIKKYEVKLVNVGEWVVNALKEADAVANPTAPRPNLAQSTLRRFFTSHQRQQPPNTQHLAQFLTNITNGNAQCSYKPLKPPEPKKEEPPVYQSLPPEGRHNSRLSTFQLNHQRNDNQRTDDLLPHQSAEPNDSLFKTYSPFKAYQNHLAAKQREQDEFQGAGASPYPARRAPESHWRSPSASPLPLRSQFQSQEQYNCGNTSPIILQRFYHQQKQQQLAKEAEESGKKRFASYIKLQLSGDRSGRSSRHQSPEPPPRLNRTISSENQSPLALHRNFLETNSPSLSRRYISPTPPVPPPRRLSESTSVPGSPQHLRARFHYTPEPQRRLFHNNDVS; encoded by the exons ATGTCCGGTCAAAGTATCGCCAGAAATAATGGTGATGTTCCTCACAGTCGCCCGAGTCTCCCAT TGGGCATGGTCCCCAGCCGGCCACGAGATTTATCTTTCACGCCAAGAAGCAGTGAAAATTTAGAGACTGATAGGAAGTTGAAAGAAATCATGAAAATTAGTGGTAACCTAACAATCAACAACAAACTATACGAAACTGATATAAAAGATATGGAAAGACTTGAAGAACTGGGCTTCGGGACCTGCGGTCACGTTATCAAAATGAGACACAAACTAAGTGGCGAAATCATAGCCGTCAAA CAAATGCGACGTTCGGGCAACAACGACGAAAACAAAAGGATTATTATGGACATTGAAGTGGTCCTAAAGTCACACGACTGTAAATATATAGTTCAATGTTTAGGCTGTTTTATAACCGATTCGGAAGTCTGGATATGCATGGAGCTCATGACTACGTGCTTTGATAAGTTACTAAAACGGTTAGGTAAACCGATACCTGAAGAAATCCTGGGTAAAGTTACAGTTGCT ACTGTAGAGGCTTTATCGTATTTAAAAGATAAGCACGGTGTGATACATAGGGATGTAAAACCTTCAAATATTTTGATCGACACTAAAGGCCATATAAAATTGTGTGATTTTGGTATTAGTGGACGTTTGGTGGACTCAATGGCAAAAACTAGGAGCGCTGGGTGTGCTGCATATTTAGCT ccGGAACGCATTGAACCCGACCCTAAAAATCCCGACTATGACATACGTGCCGACGTTTGGTCATTAGGCATAACTCTAGTTGAATTAGCAACGGGGGTTTTCCCATATCCCAACTGTACAACCGATTTTGAAGTCCTAACCAAAGTGCTAGGACAAGATCCGCCAAGCTTACCTGAGACTTTTAGTCCGGAATTTAGggaatttgttaaattttg TTTAATTAAAGATCAAAAACAGAGGCCTAAATATgcgaaactgaaaaatttgtcgtttattaaaaagtacgaAGTAAAGCTGGTGAATGTGGGGGAGTGGGTGGTGAACGCACTTAAGGAGGCAGACGCTGTGGCGAATCCAACAGCGCCTAG ACCAAACCTCGCTCAGTCAACCTTACGTCGTTTTTTTACCTCGCATCAAAGGCAACAACCACCAAACACCCAACATCTTGCTCAATTCCTGACGAATATTACCAACGGCAACGCGCAATGTTCCTACAAACCGCTAAAACCGCCCGAACCTAAGAAGGAAGAACCGCCGGTTTATCAAAGTCTACCGCCGGAAGGTCGGCACAATTCACGTTTAAGCACATTCCAATTGAATCACCAAAGAAACGATAACCAAAGGACAGACGATTTATTGCCTCACCAAAGCGCCGAGCCCAACGATAGTCTTTTCAAAACCTACTCGCCCTTTAAAGCATATCAGAACCATCTGGCGGCGAAACAGCGCGAACAAGACGAGTTTCAAGGGGCGGGGGCGTCGCCCTACCCCGCCAGAAGGGCCCCCGAGAGCCACTGGCGCTCCCCAAGTGCCTCACCTTTGCCCCTTAGGTCGCAGTTTCAAAGCCAAGAACAATACAACTGTGGAAATACTAGTCCTATAATTTTACAAAGATTCTACCACCAACAAAAGCAGCAACAACTGGCGAAAGAAGCCGAAGAATCGG GAAAAAAACGATTTGCTTCCTACATCAAGTTGCAACTAAGCGGTGACCGGAGTGGAAGGTCGTCGAGGCACCAAAGCCCCGAGCCCCCACCCAGACTCAATAGGACCATCAGTAGCGAAAATCAAAGTCCTCTAGCGTTGCACCGGAATTTTTTAGAAACGAATTCGCCTAGTCTGTCGCGAAG GTATATATCGCCAACGCCTCCGGTGCCTCCGCCACGACGTTTATCCGAAAGCACGTCAGTGCCAGGCTCTCCACAACATTTAAGGGCGCGATTTCACTACACGCCAGAGCCCCAAAGGCGGCTATTCCACAATAACGACGTCTCATAA
- the Gasp gene encoding cuticular protein analogous to peritrophins 3-C5 isoform 2 precursor (isoform 2 precursor is encoded by transcript variant 2), whose amino-acid sequence MKSYACLLVLSALIYSVLGQENFKCPDDFGFYPHHTSCDKYWKCDNNVAELKTCGNGLAFDASDPKFLTENCDYIHNVDCGDRTQLEPPISSPHCERLYGIFADESKCDVFWNCWNGEASRYQCSPGLAYDREARVCMWADQVPECKNEEVAGGFTCPAPGEVSNSGSFSRHAHPDDCRKYYICLEGTAREYGCPIGTVFKIGDADGTGNCEDPEDVPGCEDYYKDVDLKALKKLGY is encoded by the exons ATGAAGTCCTACGCGTGTTTATTGGTGCTCAGTGCACTCATCTATTCTG TTTTGGGACAGGAAAATTTCAAATGTCCGGACGATTTCGGATTCTACCCACATCACACCTCGTGCGATAAATACTGGAAGTGCGACAACAACGTCGCCGAGCTCAAGACGTGCGGAAATGGGCTTGCTTTCGACGCCAGCGATCCCAAATTTTTGACTGAAAACTGTGATTACATCCATAATGTCGACTGCGGCGACAGGACGCAGCTTG AACCGCCAATTTCGTCGCCGCACTGCGAACGGCTTTACGGAATCTTCGCCGATGAGAGCAAATGCGACGTGTTCTGGAATTGCTGGAACGGCGAAGCTTCCAGGTACCAATGCTCACCCGGACTGGCCTACGACAGGGAAGCCAGGGTCTGCATGTGGGCCGACCAGGTCCCAgagtgcaaaaatgaag AAGTAGCTGGAGGCTTCACCTGCCCCGCCCCCGGCGAAGTGAGCAACTCGGGCTCGTTCTCCCGACACGCGCACCCCGACGACTGCCGCAAGTACTACATCTGCCTGGAGGGCACCGCTCGCGAGTACGGCTGTCCCATCGGCACCGTCTTCAAAATCGGCGACGCTGACGGCACCGGAAACTGCGAGGACCCGGAGGACGTGCCCGGATG TGAAGATTACTACAAAGATGTAGACTTAAAGGCCCTGAAAAAGTTAGGGTACTGA
- the Gasp gene encoding cuticular protein analogous to peritrophins 3-C5 isoform 1 precursor (isoform 1 precursor is encoded by transcript variant 1), producing MKSYACLLVLSALIYSVLGQENFKCPDDFGFYPHHTSCDKYWKCDNNVAELKTCGNGLAFDASDPKFLTENCDYIHNVDCGDRTQLEPPISSPHCERLYGIFADESKCDVFWNCWNGEASRYQCSPGLAYDREARVCMWADQVPECKNEEVAGGFTCPAPGEVSNSGSFSRHAHPDDCRKYYICLEGTAREYGCPIGTVFKIGDADGTGNCEDPEDVPGCEDYYGDLDLKSIRKSELLAGLQSSGSSRSHQPATKSKPRPAPASRNAPEPADNN from the exons ATGAAGTCCTACGCGTGTTTATTGGTGCTCAGTGCACTCATCTATTCTG TTTTGGGACAGGAAAATTTCAAATGTCCGGACGATTTCGGATTCTACCCACATCACACCTCGTGCGATAAATACTGGAAGTGCGACAACAACGTCGCCGAGCTCAAGACGTGCGGAAATGGGCTTGCTTTCGACGCCAGCGATCCCAAATTTTTGACTGAAAACTGTGATTACATCCATAATGTCGACTGCGGCGACAGGACGCAGCTTG AACCGCCAATTTCGTCGCCGCACTGCGAACGGCTTTACGGAATCTTCGCCGATGAGAGCAAATGCGACGTGTTCTGGAATTGCTGGAACGGCGAAGCTTCCAGGTACCAATGCTCACCCGGACTGGCCTACGACAGGGAAGCCAGGGTCTGCATGTGGGCCGACCAGGTCCCAgagtgcaaaaatgaag AAGTAGCTGGAGGCTTCACCTGCCCCGCCCCCGGCGAAGTGAGCAACTCGGGCTCGTTCTCCCGACACGCGCACCCCGACGACTGCCGCAAGTACTACATCTGCCTGGAGGGCACCGCTCGCGAGTACGGCTGTCCCATCGGCACCGTCTTCAAAATCGGCGACGCTGACGGCACCGGAAACTGCGAGGACCCGGAGGACGTGCCCGGATG CGAGGACTACTACGGCGATTTGGACTTGAAAAGCATCCGCAAGAGCGAGCTGTTGGCCGGGCTCCAAAGCAGCGGATCCTCGAGAAGCCACCAGCCCGCGACGAAGAGCAAGCCCAGGCCGGCCCCCGCGTCGCGCAACGCCCCCGAACCCGCCGATAATAATTAA
- the LOC103315235 gene encoding probable chitinase 10 isoform X2, with the protein MGAIFKCFVLFFILACSKNAVRSSTIKPRQNVQQFQIAVVLPPGHNLTQGPAPGPANPGFVWVQVPVTPPNQPAIVQPQPPNNQDDLLKKCTQPRGQFPSNFCNKYVNCWDGVAVEQFCPEGLLFSPRGYCDYPENVNCGGRPIEGMPPSSASPGQATTVAPPTLIVTLPTIDPNLRKKCLKPRGQFRSDACNKFVNCWDDVVIEQECPKGLLFSSNGYCDYPNNVNCGGTTNSEIRNDLNSECPLDFGTFRDRHNCDNYFTCIGGKIVANYTCPSGFKFNDNIGVCDYEERVDCSKEPLIFSPKANFLSNVPKDFMNQIDNCKPGSVFALNPQCTAACLCHEGLSEVVQCPAGLAYDSKTDKCLLPHLAKC; encoded by the exons ATGGGAGCAATTTTCAAATGTTTTGTGCTGTTTTTTATCCTCGCATGCAGTAAAAATGCAGTTCGTTCAAGTA CGATTAAACCACGACAAAACGTCCAACAATTCCAAATAGCGGTAGTCTTGCCCCCGGGGCACAACCTCACCCAGGGCCCAGCGCCCGGACCTGCCAACCCCGGCTTCGTCTGGGTGCAAGTCCCGGTCACCCCCCCGAACCAACCGGCCATAGTTCAACCCCAACCGCCAAACAATCAAgacgatttattaaaaaaatgcacgcAACCCCGCGGCCAATTCCCGAGCAATTTCTGCAACAAGTACGTGAATTGCTGGGACGGGGTCGCAGTCGAGCAGTTCTGTCCCGAGGGACTCCTTTTTAGTCCCAGAGGATATTGCGATTATCCAGAAAACGTTAACTGTGGAGGCAGGCCGATTGAAG GAATGCCTCCTTCAAGTGCAAGTCCGGGTCAAGCCACAACTGTAGCTCCACCAACATTAATTGTGACTCTACCTACAA TTGATCCTAATttacggaaaaaatgtttgaaaccaAGGGGACAGTTCCGGAGCGACGCTTGTAACAAATTTGTTAATTGTTGGGACGACGTTGTCATTGAACAAGAGTGCCCCAAAGGACTGCTTTTTTCGAGTAACGGATACTGCGATTATCCGAATAACGTCAACTGTGGGGGCACCACGAATTCAGAAATTCGAAACGATTTAAACAGTGAATGCCCCCTCGATTTTGGGACTTTCAGAGACAGGCACAATTGCGACAATTATTTTACTTGCATAGGGGGGAAAATTGTAGCTAATTACACCTGTCCCAGCGgctttaaatttaatgat AACATAGGGGTGTGCGACTACGAGGAGCGAGTGGACTGTTCAAAAGAACCGCTGATTTTCAGCCCCAAAGCTAACTTTTTGTCAAATGTTCCCAAAG attttatgAATCAAATTGATAATTGTAAACCCGGGTCGGTGTTTGCGCTCAACCCACAATGCACTGCCGCTTGCTTGTGTCACGAAGGCCTATCTGAAGTGGTTCAATGTCCAGCGGGTCTCGCCTACGACTCCAAGACTGATAAGTGTTTGCTTCCACATTTAGCCAAATG ctaa
- the LOC103315235 gene encoding probable chitinase 10 isoform X1, which translates to MGAIFKCFVLFFILACSKNAVRSSTIKPRQNVQQFQIAVVLPPGHNLTQGPAPGPANPGFVWVQVPVTPPNQPAIVQPQPPNNQDDLLKKCTQPRGQFPSNFCNKYVNCWDGVAVEQFCPEGLLFSPRGYCDYPENVNCGGRPIEELVGMPPSSASPGQATTVAPPTLIVTLPTIDPNLRKKCLKPRGQFRSDACNKFVNCWDDVVIEQECPKGLLFSSNGYCDYPNNVNCGGTTNSEIRNDLNSECPLDFGTFRDRHNCDNYFTCIGGKIVANYTCPSGFKFNDNIGVCDYEERVDCSKEPLIFSPKANFLSNVPKDFMNQIDNCKPGSVFALNPQCTAACLCHEGLSEVVQCPAGLAYDSKTDKCLLPHLAKC; encoded by the exons ATGGGAGCAATTTTCAAATGTTTTGTGCTGTTTTTTATCCTCGCATGCAGTAAAAATGCAGTTCGTTCAAGTA CGATTAAACCACGACAAAACGTCCAACAATTCCAAATAGCGGTAGTCTTGCCCCCGGGGCACAACCTCACCCAGGGCCCAGCGCCCGGACCTGCCAACCCCGGCTTCGTCTGGGTGCAAGTCCCGGTCACCCCCCCGAACCAACCGGCCATAGTTCAACCCCAACCGCCAAACAATCAAgacgatttattaaaaaaatgcacgcAACCCCGCGGCCAATTCCCGAGCAATTTCTGCAACAAGTACGTGAATTGCTGGGACGGGGTCGCAGTCGAGCAGTTCTGTCCCGAGGGACTCCTTTTTAGTCCCAGAGGATATTGCGATTATCCAGAAAACGTTAACTGTGGAGGCAGGCCGATTGAAG AACTTGTAGGAATGCCTCCTTCAAGTGCAAGTCCGGGTCAAGCCACAACTGTAGCTCCACCAACATTAATTGTGACTCTACCTACAA TTGATCCTAATttacggaaaaaatgtttgaaaccaAGGGGACAGTTCCGGAGCGACGCTTGTAACAAATTTGTTAATTGTTGGGACGACGTTGTCATTGAACAAGAGTGCCCCAAAGGACTGCTTTTTTCGAGTAACGGATACTGCGATTATCCGAATAACGTCAACTGTGGGGGCACCACGAATTCAGAAATTCGAAACGATTTAAACAGTGAATGCCCCCTCGATTTTGGGACTTTCAGAGACAGGCACAATTGCGACAATTATTTTACTTGCATAGGGGGGAAAATTGTAGCTAATTACACCTGTCCCAGCGgctttaaatttaatgat AACATAGGGGTGTGCGACTACGAGGAGCGAGTGGACTGTTCAAAAGAACCGCTGATTTTCAGCCCCAAAGCTAACTTTTTGTCAAATGTTCCCAAAG attttatgAATCAAATTGATAATTGTAAACCCGGGTCGGTGTTTGCGCTCAACCCACAATGCACTGCCGCTTGCTTGTGTCACGAAGGCCTATCTGAAGTGGTTCAATGTCCAGCGGGTCTCGCCTACGACTCCAAGACTGATAAGTGTTTGCTTCCACATTTAGCCAAATG ctaa
- the LOC661953 gene encoding ubiquitin-conjugating enzyme E2 Q2, translating to MACLNTLKQEIRTLEGFFSKNHERFQIVSASVDELSCRFIGKNGKKYEIHANITETYPSVPPVWFADSEETSITNAVQILSNTEGLDNHVLHQVSILLRELCRLHAVPEPPDLDRLHIPDPQTTNRISAGDELMEDEGLDSDGEADIADSDAEEDSDADEDLAMEMDDSRPKADEMGVEHLATLERLRQNQRQEYLKGSVSGSVQATDRLMKELRDIYRSESFKNKMYQIELVNESLYEWNIRLMAVDPDSPLSHDLQMLKEKEGKDAILLNMLFKDTYPFEPPFVRVVHPIISGGYVLVGGAICMELLTKQGWSSAYTVEAVIMQISATLVKGKARIQFGTPKVCSQGQYSLARAQQSFKSLVQIHEKNGWFTPPKEDG from the exons ATGGCGTGTCTAAATACTTTAAAGCAGGAAATAAGAACATTAGAGGGCTTCTTTTCGAAAAATCATGAACGATTTCAGATCGTGTCCGCGAGTGTCGACGAGCTCAGTTGTAGATTTATAGGAAAAAACGGTAAAAAATACGAAATCCACGCGAATATTACG GAAACGTACCCGTCAGTGCCCCCCGTGTGGTTCGCAGATTCCGAAGAAACTAGTATTACAAATGCTGTGCAGATATTAAGTAACACGGAAGGCTTAGACAACCACGTCCTCCACCAAGTCTCGATACTTCTTAGGGAACTATGCCGCTTACATGCCGTCCCTGAGCCCCCCGACTTAGATAGACTACATATTCCAGATCCACAAACAACAAATCG GATAAGCGCCGGCGATGAGCTGATGGAGGATGAAGGCCTCGACAGCGACGGCGAGGCCGACATTGCCGACAGTGACGCAGAAGAGGACAGCGACGCTGATGAGGACCTGGCCATGGAGATGGACGACAGCCGACCAAAAGCAGACGAGATGGGTGTTGAACATTTGGCCACTTTAGAACGCTTAAGACAAAACCAAAGGCAAGAATATTTAAAGGGATCTGTGTCAGGCTCCGTGCAAGCGACAGATCGCCTCATGAAAGAACTTAGGGATATATACAGATctgaatcatttaaaaacaaaatgtaccAGATCGAACTCGTCAACGAGTCGCTGTACGAATGGAATATCCGTCTGATGGCCGTAGACCCTGACAGTCCCTTAAGTCACGATCTACAAATGTTGAAGGAAAAAGAAGGCAAAGACGCCATTTTACTCAACATGCTCTTCAAAGATACTTATCCGTTTGAACCGCCATTCGTGCGAGTAGTTCATCCCATAATCTCAG gaGGTTACGTGTTAGTAGGAGGTGCGATATGCATGGAATTGTTAACGAAACAAGGCTGGTCGAGTGCATACACCGTCGAAGCCGTAATTATGCAGATCTCAGCCACACTAGTTAAAGGGAAAGCGCGGATCCAATTCGGAACACCAAAAGTTTGCTCCCAAGGACAATACAGCCTTGCGCGTGCCCAGCAAAGTTTTAAATCACTTGTACAAATTCACGAAAAGAACG GTTGGTTCACGCCCCCGAAGGAAGATGGTTAA